In Odocoileus virginianus isolate 20LAN1187 ecotype Illinois chromosome 5, Ovbor_1.2, whole genome shotgun sequence, a single window of DNA contains:
- the FCGR2A gene encoding low affinity immunoglobulin gamma Fc region receptor II-a, protein MGIPSFLAFLAARRNQAHCTPWHPWGHMLLWTALLFLAPVAGKPDLPKAVLSIQPAWINVLREDRVTLMCQGTSFYEGNLTMWFHNGSYIHTQNQPSYSFQAGSNDSGSYRCQREQTSLSDPVHLDVISDWLLLQTPSLVFQEGEPIVLRCHSWRNHPLNKITFYQDGKSKTFSYLRSNFSIPRANFSHSGKYHCTAFIGKTPHSSQPVSITVQGPAIPLLFSPWHQITFCLVMGLLFAVDTGLYFSVWRDLQSSMGDPRNYKV, encoded by the exons ATGGGGATCCCCTCATTCCTAGCCTTCCTTGCTGCCAGGAGGAACCAAGCTCACTGCACGCCCTGGCATCCTTGGGGCCACATGCTACTGTGGACAGCTCTGCTCTTCCTGG CTCCTGTTGCTGGGAAACCTG ATCTCCCAAAAGCTGTGCTGAGCATCCAGCCTGCGTGGATCAATGTGCTCAGGGAGGATCGTGTGACGCTGATGTGCCAGGGGACCAGCTTTTACGAAGGCAACCTCACCATGTGGTTTCATAACGGGAGCTACATCCACACCCAGAACCAGCCCAGCTACAGCTTTCAGGCCGGCAGCAATGACAGTGGATCCTACAGGTGCCAGAGGGAGCAGACCAGCCTCAGCGACCCTGTGCATCTGGATGTGATTTCTG ACTGGCTGCTGCTCCAGACCCCCAGCCTCGTGTTCCAGGAGGGGGAGCCCATCGTGCTGAGgtgccacagctggagaaacCACCCTCTGAATAAGATCACGTTCTACCAGGATGGGAAATCCAAGACATTTTCCTACCTGCGTTCCAACTTCTCTATCCCACGTGCCAACTTCAGTCACAGTGGCAAGTACCACTGCACAGCGTTTATCGGGAAGACGCCACACTCGTCACAGCCAGTGAGCATCACTGTCCAAG gtccagcaattccactcctctTTTCACCTTGGCATCAAATCACTTTCTGCCTGGTGATGGGGCTCCTTTTTGCAGTGGATACAGGCCTGTATTTTTCAGTGTGGAGAGACCTTCAAAGCTCCATGGGAGACCCGAGGAATTACAAAGTCTGA